A genomic window from Streptomyces sp. MST-110588 includes:
- a CDS encoding MFS transporter yields MRSKWWPLAAITLGNFMLLVDVTIVNTALPRMADGLHASFTSLQWVLDIYALALAALLMVAGSAADLYGRRRVYLAGLTVFALASLACGLAPDESVLIAARAVQGAGAAAMFATNTPLLMATYHGRDRGVAFGVWGGTSGAAAAVGPVLGGVLTEYLDWRAIFLVNLPVTALAVWITVRSVRESHGDRTARIDWPGAASFTVCAGALTYGLMRGGEEGWTEAGTLTALGVAVLALLAFVAVERGARKPLLDLALLRRPSFAVLMAAALLLQAAAFPYLTYVGLWTQNELGLSPVMAGLAVLPMAAASLVVGAVGGRLLHRAAPALPLAVGLLLIGAGPLVHLALLEDGSSWPALVPGLVVSGLGVGLAMPVLVAAALGAAPPARAGMASGAVNTFRQLGYALGIAILGTVFARALRGASAGSAGAAYITGLQRVSLIAGVVALVAGLLVLVVVRDRGAAGPQEPGPGAGADQGAEQGAVAGTPERTAAGSAS; encoded by the coding sequence ATGCGGAGCAAGTGGTGGCCCCTGGCCGCCATCACCCTGGGCAACTTCATGCTGCTCGTGGACGTCACCATCGTGAACACGGCGCTGCCACGGATGGCCGACGGCCTCCACGCCTCCTTCACCTCGCTCCAATGGGTGCTGGACATCTACGCGCTGGCGCTGGCCGCGCTCCTGATGGTGGCCGGTTCGGCCGCCGACCTGTACGGGCGGCGGCGGGTCTACCTGGCCGGACTCACGGTCTTCGCGCTCGCCTCGCTCGCGTGCGGGCTGGCGCCGGACGAGAGCGTGCTGATCGCCGCGCGGGCGGTGCAGGGCGCGGGCGCGGCGGCGATGTTCGCCACCAACACACCGCTGCTGATGGCCACGTACCACGGCCGGGACCGCGGAGTGGCCTTCGGCGTATGGGGCGGTACGAGCGGCGCCGCGGCGGCCGTCGGACCGGTGCTGGGCGGGGTGCTCACCGAGTACCTGGACTGGCGGGCGATCTTCCTGGTCAACCTGCCGGTGACCGCGCTGGCGGTGTGGATCACGGTTCGCTCCGTCCGGGAGTCCCACGGGGACCGCACGGCGCGCATCGACTGGCCGGGCGCCGCCTCCTTCACCGTGTGCGCGGGCGCGCTGACGTACGGGCTGATGCGCGGCGGCGAGGAGGGCTGGACCGAGGCCGGGACCCTGACGGCCCTGGGGGTGGCGGTGCTGGCGCTGCTGGCCTTCGTCGCGGTGGAGCGCGGCGCCCGCAAGCCGCTGCTGGACCTGGCGCTGCTGCGCCGTCCGTCCTTCGCGGTCCTGATGGCGGCGGCCCTGCTCCTCCAGGCGGCAGCGTTCCCCTATCTGACGTACGTGGGGCTGTGGACGCAGAACGAGCTGGGGCTGAGCCCGGTGATGGCGGGGCTGGCGGTGCTGCCGATGGCGGCGGCCTCGCTGGTCGTGGGCGCGGTCGGCGGCCGGCTGCTGCACCGCGCGGCGCCCGCACTGCCGCTGGCCGTCGGCCTGCTGCTGATCGGCGCCGGCCCGCTGGTGCATCTCGCGCTGCTGGAGGACGGGTCGAGCTGGCCGGCCCTCGTCCCGGGGCTGGTCGTCAGCGGCCTGGGCGTCGGCCTGGCGATGCCGGTACTGGTCGCGGCGGCGCTGGGCGCGGCCCCGCCGGCCCGGGCCGGTATGGCCAGCGGCGCGGTGAACACCTTCCGGCAACTGGGCTACGCGCTGGGCATCGCCATCCTGGGAACGGTCTTCGCCCGGGCCCTGCGGGGCGCTTCGGCCGGTTCTGCCGGCGCGGCGTACATCACCGGGTTGCAGCGGGTGTCCCTGATCGCGGGCGTGGTGGCGCTGGTGGCGGGGCTGCTCGTCCTGGTCGTCGTACGGGACCGGGGCGCGGCCGGACCGCAGGAGCCGGGGCCGGGAGCAGGAGCGGACCAGGGAGCCGAACAGGGCGCGGTCGCGGGCACGCCGGAGCGGACGGCGGCCGGGTCGGCCTCGTAG
- a CDS encoding MarR family winged helix-turn-helix transcriptional regulator — MDLPRTPDASTAPEPDTPGYELPLLLFLGFRTLIDELHAELARQGHPDLRPLHGFVLQAVGARGTTAVELGRSLGVSKQAAGKTIDTLERLGYVERVKDPADTRRKIVRLTGRGHDGLARSARIFDELRARWADRLGAGRLSALESDLRKVTPPDLFRLDVPGWFGG, encoded by the coding sequence ATGGATCTTCCGCGCACCCCGGATGCTTCTACGGCTCCGGAGCCCGACACTCCCGGCTATGAGCTGCCGCTGCTGCTCTTCCTCGGCTTCCGCACCCTGATCGACGAACTCCACGCCGAACTGGCCCGGCAGGGCCACCCGGACCTGCGCCCGCTGCACGGCTTCGTACTCCAGGCGGTCGGCGCCCGCGGCACCACCGCGGTGGAGCTGGGCCGCAGCCTCGGCGTCTCCAAGCAGGCGGCCGGCAAGACCATCGACACCCTCGAACGCCTCGGTTACGTCGAACGGGTCAAGGACCCCGCCGACACCCGCCGCAAGATCGTGCGGCTCACCGGGCGCGGCCACGACGGACTCGCGCGCTCGGCCCGGATCTTCGACGAGCTGCGCGCCCGCTGGGCGGACCGCCTGGGTGCCGGGCGGCTGAGCGCCCTGGAGTCGGACCTGCGCAAGGTCACGCCGCCGGACCTGTTCCGGCTGGATGTGCCGGGGTGGTTCGGCGGCTGA
- a CDS encoding cupin domain-containing protein, translating to MPVVRAAQARRTRTPNGVMTTLASPTQGAAGHLLWRVELEPGRTGPFHAFDAEQIWSVLEGGATVELGDERFRVGPGDTVVMPAGLPRQVTTTLESGLTAVVTAPTGTLAYNPTGVTEPDACELAPRDTERTAPPWTL from the coding sequence ATGCCTGTCGTCCGCGCTGCCCAGGCCCGCCGCACCCGTACCCCCAACGGCGTCATGACCACCCTCGCCTCGCCCACCCAGGGAGCCGCCGGCCACCTGCTGTGGCGGGTGGAGCTGGAACCCGGCCGCACCGGCCCGTTCCACGCCTTCGACGCCGAGCAGATCTGGTCCGTGCTGGAAGGCGGCGCCACCGTCGAACTCGGTGACGAGCGCTTCAGAGTGGGTCCCGGTGACACCGTCGTGATGCCTGCCGGCCTGCCCCGGCAGGTCACCACCACACTGGAGTCCGGGCTGACCGCCGTGGTCACCGCGCCCACCGGCACGCTGGCCTACAACCCCACCGGCGTCACCGAGCCCGACGCCTGTGAGCTGGCGCCCCGGGACACGGAGCGGACCGCCCCGCCCTGGACTCTCTGA
- a CDS encoding MerR family transcriptional regulator, with the protein MFSIGDFATIGRVSARMLRHYDAIGLLRPARTDPASGYRFYEAGQLARLNRIIALKDLGFSLQQVGAILDEQVSAEELRGMLRLRRAELAATVTAAGVRLAQVEARLRTIESEGQMSADDIVVKRVESVRVAELTGIADSFAPESIGPVIQPLYEELCRRLAAAGVVPAGPGIAYYESVAGTPGPVDGEEAVVVHAGFVVTARPEESYDFAIVDLPAIERAATVVHRGSMDEIMPTAQHLARWIDANGYRSAGYARELYLECPSDPDRWVTELQEPVTPA; encoded by the coding sequence ATGTTCAGCATCGGAGACTTCGCCACCATCGGACGCGTCTCGGCCCGCATGCTGCGTCACTACGACGCGATCGGGCTGCTGCGCCCCGCCCGTACCGACCCGGCCAGCGGATACCGCTTCTATGAGGCGGGCCAGCTCGCCCGTCTCAACCGCATCATCGCGCTCAAGGACCTGGGCTTCAGCCTGCAACAGGTGGGGGCCATCCTCGACGAGCAGGTGAGTGCGGAGGAACTGCGCGGCATGCTGCGGCTGCGGCGGGCGGAGCTGGCCGCGACGGTGACCGCGGCCGGGGTGCGGCTGGCGCAGGTGGAGGCGAGGCTCCGGACGATCGAAAGCGAGGGACAAATGTCTGCCGACGACATCGTGGTCAAGCGGGTCGAATCCGTACGGGTGGCCGAACTGACCGGCATCGCCGACAGTTTCGCGCCCGAGAGCATCGGACCGGTCATCCAGCCGTTGTACGAGGAGCTGTGCCGACGGCTGGCGGCGGCCGGGGTGGTCCCGGCCGGCCCGGGCATCGCGTACTACGAGAGCGTGGCCGGCACGCCGGGGCCGGTGGACGGGGAGGAGGCGGTCGTCGTGCACGCCGGGTTCGTGGTCACGGCCCGGCCGGAGGAGTCGTACGACTTCGCGATCGTGGACCTGCCCGCGATCGAACGGGCCGCCACCGTCGTCCACCGCGGTTCGATGGACGAGATCATGCCCACCGCGCAGCATCTGGCGCGCTGGATCGACGCCAACGGCTACCGGTCCGCCGGGTACGCGCGGGAGCTGTATCTGGAGTGCCCGTCCGACCCGGACCGGTGGGTGACCGAACTCCAGGAGCCGGTCACCCCGGCCTGA
- a CDS encoding SAV_915 family protein, which produces MPQNLYAEDPEPSEPVPAGPLFVPVRPGPAGWTARLFRTPLGGRTAVGFTSAQRLSAVLGAGQPWIRLAEPALRALTEPVGATVLTVDPRPGPEVRRVSHLRAV; this is translated from the coding sequence GTGCCCCAGAATCTGTACGCGGAAGATCCCGAGCCCTCCGAACCTGTCCCGGCCGGGCCTTTGTTCGTACCCGTCCGGCCGGGTCCGGCGGGCTGGACGGCCCGTCTGTTCCGCACCCCGCTCGGCGGCCGTACCGCCGTCGGGTTCACCTCAGCCCAGCGGCTCTCCGCGGTCCTCGGCGCAGGTCAGCCGTGGATCCGGCTCGCCGAGCCCGCGCTGCGCGCGCTGACCGAACCGGTCGGCGCCACCGTCCTGACCGTGGATCCCCGGCCGGGCCCAGAGGTCCGGCGCGTCAGCCATCTGCGGGCCGTCTGA
- the lysA gene encoding diaminopimelate decarboxylase, translating into MTVTTSATSDTNATSTTGATNTTGAMTTASTAGTTRTASTTHSARTAKIPRPSVPARGPAPLPPSGTREAAAAPADDLSVWPASTTALPHDDLAVGGVALTELAERFGTPAYVLDEGEVRDRCRAYLRAFPEADVLYAAKAFLCRAMTHWVREEGLGLDVCSAGELELAVTTGFPPERIVLHGNAKSPHDLRTALRLGVGRIVIDSTSEIARLAAAVPAGSRQQVLIRVVPGIAAGGHAKIRTGTDDQKFGLSLADGSAQHAITRVLGQPRLELVGLHCHLGSQITTVKPYLCAVRRLVGLLARVREQHGVVLPQLDIGGGHGVAYRPGEAALDIAALGAKVRAELTGSCAAAGLPVPRLTVEPGRAVVGPAGVALYRVLAVKRTGGQTFVAVDGGMSDNPRPALYGVRYAPRLVGRRSAAEPAVVTVVGRHCEAGDVVAADVRLPGDVRPGDLIAVPVAGAYHLSMASGYNLVGRPPVVAVAQGRARLLVRRESLADIQGRDIGL; encoded by the coding sequence ATGACCGTCACCACGAGCGCCACCAGCGACACCAACGCCACAAGCACGACGGGCGCAACGAACACGACAGGCGCCATGACCACGGCGAGCACGGCGGGTACTACACGTACAGCGAGTACTACACATTCGGCGCGCACGGCGAAGATCCCGCGCCCGTCCGTCCCGGCACGCGGACCGGCCCCGCTCCCACCGTCCGGCACGCGCGAGGCAGCCGCCGCGCCCGCCGACGACCTGTCCGTCTGGCCGGCCTCCACCACCGCCCTCCCCCACGACGACCTCGCCGTGGGCGGTGTCGCCCTCACCGAGCTGGCCGAGCGCTTCGGCACGCCCGCCTACGTCCTGGACGAGGGCGAGGTGCGCGACCGCTGCCGCGCCTACCTGCGCGCCTTCCCGGAGGCCGATGTCCTGTACGCGGCCAAGGCGTTCCTGTGCCGCGCCATGACCCACTGGGTGCGCGAGGAGGGACTCGGCCTGGACGTCTGCTCCGCCGGAGAGCTGGAGCTCGCCGTCACCACCGGCTTCCCGCCCGAGCGCATCGTCCTGCACGGCAACGCCAAGAGCCCGCACGACCTGCGTACGGCGCTGCGGCTGGGCGTCGGGCGGATCGTCATCGACAGCACCTCGGAGATCGCCCGGCTGGCCGCCGCGGTCCCCGCGGGCAGCCGGCAGCAGGTCCTGATACGAGTGGTGCCGGGCATCGCCGCGGGCGGCCACGCCAAGATCCGTACGGGGACCGACGACCAGAAGTTCGGGCTCTCGCTCGCGGACGGCTCGGCCCAGCACGCCATCACCCGTGTCCTGGGCCAGCCGCGCCTGGAACTCGTCGGGCTGCACTGCCACCTGGGCTCGCAGATCACCACCGTCAAGCCTTATCTGTGCGCCGTGCGACGGCTGGTCGGGCTGCTGGCCAGGGTCCGCGAGCAGCACGGTGTCGTCCTGCCGCAACTGGACATCGGCGGCGGTCACGGGGTCGCCTACCGGCCCGGCGAGGCCGCGCTGGACATAGCCGCCCTCGGCGCCAAGGTACGTGCCGAGCTGACCGGTAGCTGCGCGGCGGCCGGACTGCCGGTGCCCCGGCTGACCGTCGAGCCCGGCCGGGCCGTCGTGGGGCCCGCGGGCGTCGCCCTGTACCGGGTGCTGGCCGTCAAACGGACCGGCGGGCAGACGTTCGTCGCCGTCGACGGCGGGATGAGCGACAACCCGCGGCCGGCCCTGTACGGAGTGCGGTACGCGCCGCGGCTGGTCGGCCGCCGCTCGGCCGCCGAACCCGCCGTGGTGACGGTCGTGGGGCGGCATTGCGAGGCGGGGGACGTGGTCGCCGCCGACGTACGACTGCCCGGGGACGTGCGCCCCGGCGACCTGATCGCCGTGCCGGTCGCGGGCGCGTACCACCTTTCGATGGCGTCCGGGTACAACCTGGTCGGCCGCCCGCCGGTGGTCGCGGTGGCGCAGGGGCGGGCGCGTCTCCTCGTACGGCGCGAATCGCTCGCCGACATCCAAGGGCGCGATATCGGCTTGTGA
- a CDS encoding FadR/GntR family transcriptional regulator — protein sequence MPLQAAERQSLVDAVVDALRARLAAGDWKVGERIPTEHALAEQLQVGRNTVREAVRVLVHAGLLRSKQGEGTFVISTADPGDIMRAVQRAGIRDVLELRIALEAEAARLAARRHHPADLERMRAALDAQAALEDSGGQPASGSLELYADHDIAFHTAVVEAAHNTALTATYGWFSSSVREALVSALGDQEMPRIAHGDHRAVLDAIASGDPQAAEQATRALLEKPKRAVEALLGDDS from the coding sequence ATGCCATTGCAGGCCGCGGAACGGCAGTCGCTCGTGGACGCCGTCGTCGACGCCCTGCGCGCCCGGCTGGCCGCCGGGGACTGGAAGGTCGGGGAGCGCATCCCCACCGAACACGCACTGGCCGAGCAGCTCCAGGTGGGCCGCAACACCGTCCGGGAGGCGGTGCGCGTGCTGGTGCACGCGGGACTGCTGCGCTCGAAGCAGGGCGAGGGGACCTTCGTGATCTCCACCGCCGACCCGGGCGACATCATGCGCGCCGTACAGCGGGCCGGAATCCGCGACGTACTGGAACTGCGGATCGCGCTGGAGGCCGAGGCCGCCCGACTGGCCGCCCGGCGCCACCACCCCGCCGACCTGGAGCGGATGCGGGCGGCGCTGGACGCCCAGGCCGCGCTGGAGGACTCCGGCGGACAGCCCGCCTCCGGCAGCCTGGAGCTGTACGCGGACCACGACATCGCCTTCCACACGGCCGTGGTCGAGGCCGCGCACAACACGGCGCTGACGGCCACGTACGGCTGGTTCAGCAGCTCCGTACGCGAAGCCCTGGTCTCGGCGCTCGGCGACCAGGAGATGCCCCGGATCGCGCACGGCGACCACCGTGCCGTCCTGGACGCCATCGCCTCCGGGGACCCGCAGGCCGCCGAGCAGGCCACCCGCGCGCTGCTGGAGAAGCCGAAACGGGCCGTGGAGGCCCTGCTCGGCGATGACTCCTGA
- a CDS encoding MFS transporter — protein sequence MSGTRSEPPLIDAEEDLTPAPQVAAARRRLRTHPALLLAGIVLASLNMRAALAGASPLVSEIGDHFRLTATTSSLVTTIPLVFMGLGSIAAPKLARRWGTEAVLFGALVLLCGGILLRVAPPVVALFAGCAVVGTAIALLNVLMPGLIKRDFPDRAASMTALYSTAMILGATVSAACAVPLENALGGWQGSLASWALLAAVAALLWIPQVLITRRGTGHGVPAATAARGGGDGPRLSRSPLAWQVTLFMGSQSLIAYVMIAWMPVIFTDHGMSKTEAGLVFAFSTLVQMGGSFVVPMLAGRMRRQRLLAVCVIALMACGIGGLLAAPVAGAWLWAVLLGLGQGGALGLALTMMVLRSGDAHTAARLSGMAQTWGYLLAAVGPLALGAVHQATGGWTVPVVLLLAVCVGLVLLGLGAGRDRRIGTDPAATR from the coding sequence ATGTCAGGGACCAGGTCCGAACCGCCCTTGATCGACGCCGAAGAGGATCTGACCCCGGCCCCTCAGGTCGCCGCGGCCCGCCGCCGGCTGCGCACCCACCCGGCCCTCCTCCTGGCCGGCATCGTGCTGGCCTCCCTCAACATGCGGGCAGCGCTCGCCGGGGCCTCGCCGCTCGTCAGCGAGATCGGTGACCACTTCCGCCTCACGGCCACCACCAGCAGCCTGGTGACGACCATTCCCCTGGTCTTCATGGGGCTGGGGTCCATCGCCGCTCCCAAGCTGGCCCGGCGCTGGGGCACCGAGGCGGTGCTGTTCGGCGCGCTGGTGCTGCTGTGCGGCGGCATCCTGCTGCGGGTGGCGCCGCCGGTGGTCGCGCTGTTCGCGGGCTGCGCGGTGGTGGGCACCGCCATCGCCCTGCTCAACGTCCTGATGCCGGGCCTGATCAAGCGCGACTTCCCCGACCGGGCCGCCTCCATGACGGCCCTGTACTCCACCGCGATGATCCTGGGCGCCACCGTCTCGGCCGCCTGCGCCGTACCGCTGGAGAACGCCCTCGGCGGCTGGCAGGGTTCGCTGGCCTCCTGGGCGCTGCTGGCCGCGGTCGCCGCCCTGCTGTGGATTCCGCAGGTTCTCATCACCCGGCGCGGCACCGGCCACGGCGTACCGGCCGCGACCGCCGCGCGGGGCGGCGGGGACGGGCCGCGGCTGAGCCGTTCACCGCTCGCCTGGCAGGTCACGCTCTTCATGGGGTCGCAGTCCCTGATCGCGTACGTGATGATCGCCTGGATGCCGGTGATCTTCACCGACCACGGCATGAGCAAGACCGAGGCGGGGCTGGTCTTCGCGTTCAGCACGCTCGTACAGATGGGCGGCTCGTTCGTGGTGCCGATGCTGGCGGGGCGGATGCGCCGGCAGCGGCTGCTGGCCGTGTGCGTGATCGCGCTGATGGCGTGCGGGATCGGCGGACTGCTGGCGGCGCCGGTGGCGGGTGCCTGGCTGTGGGCGGTACTGCTCGGCCTCGGCCAGGGCGGCGCCCTTGGCCTGGCGCTGACGATGATGGTGCTGCGCTCCGGTGACGCCCACACCGCCGCCCGGCTGTCGGGCATGGCCCAGACGTGGGGCTATCTGCTGGCGGCCGTAGGCCCGCTGGCGCTGGGCGCGGTCCACCAGGCGACCGGTGGCTGGACGGTACCGGTCGTCCTGCTGCTGGCGGTCTGCGTGGGTCTGGTCCTCCTCGGCCTCGGCGCCGGCCGCGACCGCCGCATCGGCACGGACCCCGCCGCCACCCGCTGA
- the mltG gene encoding endolytic transglycosylase MltG: MSNVQHPVPRHGGRLTRRGWLVLLCAAAALVAVALTLLLGDDHARTSKLTVPEGQRASQVYAAVDKALDVDPGTTEKAARTTKLKLPAQAKGNPEGYLFPATYPIDDHTTPGSLLTFMVDTAHQRFAADGISAYDTVVTASVVQAEADTPQDMGKVARVIENRVAQGMPLQMDSTINYALDRSTLDTSHADTRTDSPYNTYNHQGLPPTPIGNPGQDALKAASAPPPGDWLYFVTVKPGDTRFTADYQEHQRNVREFNQRRGKAASGG; the protein is encoded by the coding sequence ATGAGCAATGTGCAGCACCCCGTTCCCCGGCACGGTGGGCGCCTGACCCGCAGGGGGTGGCTCGTCCTGCTCTGCGCCGCCGCCGCGCTGGTGGCGGTGGCGCTGACGCTGCTCCTGGGAGACGACCACGCCCGTACGTCGAAGCTGACCGTCCCGGAAGGGCAGCGGGCCTCGCAGGTCTACGCGGCGGTCGACAAGGCCCTGGACGTCGACCCCGGTACCACCGAGAAGGCCGCACGGACCACGAAGCTGAAACTGCCGGCCCAGGCGAAGGGCAACCCGGAGGGCTACCTCTTCCCGGCGACCTACCCGATCGACGACCACACCACGCCCGGCTCGCTGCTGACCTTCATGGTGGACACCGCGCACCAACGGTTCGCCGCCGACGGCATCAGCGCCTACGACACGGTCGTCACCGCCTCCGTCGTCCAGGCCGAGGCGGACACCCCCCAGGACATGGGCAAGGTCGCCCGGGTCATCGAGAACCGCGTCGCCCAGGGCATGCCCCTCCAGATGGACTCGACCATCAATTACGCGCTGGACCGCAGCACCCTGGACACCAGCCACGCCGACACCCGTACGGACAGCCCGTACAACACCTACAACCACCAGGGCCTGCCGCCCACCCCGATCGGCAACCCCGGGCAGGACGCGCTGAAGGCCGCGAGCGCCCCTCCCCCCGGAGACTGGCTGTACTTCGTCACCGTCAAGCCGGGTGACACCCGCTTCACGGCCGACTACCAGGAACACCAGAGGAACGTACGGGAGTTCAACCAGCGGCGCGGCAAGGCCGCCTCGGGCGGATAG
- a CDS encoding ABC transporter permease subunit, with protein MFNPTVARLTYRALLGRRRALILFALPALLIVIAVAVRGLTGADDSTAGGILGSFALATMVPLIGVIAGTGAIGPEIDDGSVVYLLAKPIPRSSVIFTKLVVAIGVTAVFSAVPVLIAGFILNGNSQQMAVAYAVAAAVASVTYSALFLFFGTISRHAVVFGLVYALVWESLFGSLVPGARTLSVQQWALALAQKIGAEGAITSEVALVPGLILMLAVTVVATWYAGRRLRALTLAGEE; from the coding sequence CTGTTCAACCCGACCGTCGCCCGGCTCACCTACCGGGCGCTGCTCGGACGGCGCCGCGCGCTGATCCTCTTCGCGCTGCCCGCCCTCCTGATCGTCATCGCGGTGGCCGTACGGGGGCTGACCGGCGCGGACGACTCCACCGCGGGTGGCATCCTGGGCAGCTTCGCGCTGGCGACGATGGTGCCGCTGATCGGCGTCATCGCCGGTACGGGCGCGATCGGCCCGGAGATAGACGACGGCTCGGTGGTCTATCTGCTGGCCAAGCCCATACCGAGGTCCTCGGTCATCTTCACCAAGCTGGTCGTGGCGATCGGCGTGACGGCGGTCTTCTCCGCCGTGCCCGTCCTGATCGCCGGGTTCATACTCAACGGCAACAGCCAGCAGATGGCGGTGGCGTACGCGGTCGCCGCGGCGGTCGCCTCGGTCACCTACAGCGCCCTGTTTCTTTTCTTCGGCACGATCAGCCGGCACGCCGTCGTCTTCGGGCTGGTGTACGCGCTCGTATGGGAATCGCTCTTCGGCAGTCTGGTGCCGGGCGCGCGGACACTGAGCGTGCAGCAGTGGGCGCTGGCGCTGGCCCAGAAGATCGGTGCGGAGGGCGCGATCACCTCGGAGGTGGCACTGGTGCCGGGACTGATATTGATGCTGGCGGTGACGGTGGTCGCCACCTGGTACGCCGGGCGCCGGCTGCGAGCGCTGACGCTGGCGGGGGAGGAGTAG
- a CDS encoding ABC transporter ATP-binding protein, translating to MTTIRIDHVSRWFGNVVAVNDITMTVGPGVTGLLGPNGAGKSTLINMMGGFLAPSNGTVTLDGAAIWRNEKIYREIGIVPEREAMYDFLTGREFVLANAELHGLGRAEAARALATVEMEYAQDRKIATYSKGMRQRVKMASALVHEPSVLLLDEPFNGMDPRQRMQLMDLLRRMGAEGRTVLFSSHILEEVEQLASHIEVVVAGRHAASGDFRKIRRLMTDRPHRYLVRSDNDRALAAALIADPSTAGIEVDLAEGALRIQAVDFGRFTELLPRVARDHGIRLLTVSPSDESLESVFSYLVAA from the coding sequence ATGACAACGATCCGTATCGACCACGTCTCCCGCTGGTTCGGCAACGTCGTCGCCGTCAACGACATCACGATGACCGTCGGACCAGGCGTCACCGGCCTCCTCGGCCCCAACGGCGCGGGCAAGTCCACCCTCATCAACATGATGGGCGGCTTCCTCGCCCCCTCCAACGGGACCGTCACGCTGGACGGCGCCGCCATCTGGCGCAACGAGAAGATCTACCGCGAGATCGGCATCGTGCCCGAGCGAGAGGCGATGTACGACTTCCTCACCGGCCGCGAATTCGTCCTGGCCAACGCCGAGTTGCACGGCCTGGGCCGGGCCGAGGCGGCCCGTGCGCTGGCCACGGTCGAGATGGAGTACGCCCAGGACCGCAAGATCGCCACGTACAGCAAGGGCATGCGGCAGCGGGTGAAGATGGCCTCAGCGCTGGTCCACGAGCCGTCGGTGCTGCTGCTGGACGAGCCGTTCAACGGCATGGATCCGCGCCAGCGCATGCAGCTCATGGACCTGCTGCGGCGCATGGGCGCCGAAGGCCGTACGGTGCTCTTCTCCTCGCACATCCTGGAGGAGGTCGAGCAACTGGCCTCGCACATCGAGGTGGTGGTGGCCGGACGGCATGCCGCCTCCGGTGACTTCCGCAAGATCCGGCGCCTGATGACTGACCGCCCGCACCGCTACCTCGTACGGTCCGACAACGACCGGGCACTGGCCGCCGCGCTGATCGCCGACCCCTCCACGGCCGGAATAGAGGTGGACCTCGCGGAAGGCGCGCTGCGTATCCAGGCCGTCGACTTCGGCCGCTTCACCGAACTCCTGCCGCGTGTCGCCCGCGACCACGGCATCCGCCTCCTGACGGTCTCGCCCTCCGACGAGTCCCTGGAATCGGTCTTCTCCTACCTCGTCGCGGCCTGA
- a CDS encoding ABC transporter permease subunit, whose product MPPETTTTGVPAQGVIHNIGYRHYDGPRLGRAYARRSLFSQSLRGAYGLGRSAKSKVLPMLLFAVMCLPAGIMVAVTVVTKANALPVAYSRYAIYLQAVIGLYLAAQAPQSVSRDLRFKTVPLYFSRPIERVDYVAAKFAAMASALFTLTAAPLLILYVGALLAKLDFLDQTKGLAQGLVSVALLSLLFAGIGLVISALTPRRGFGVAAVIAVLTIPYAAVSAVQGIASVQGRESIVGWLGLFSPTTLIDGVQTKFLGGSSSFPNAAEPSTAAGFCYLLVTLAVIAGCYALLMRRYRKAGL is encoded by the coding sequence ATGCCGCCTGAGACCACGACGACCGGCGTCCCCGCGCAGGGCGTCATCCACAACATCGGCTACCGCCACTACGACGGCCCGCGCCTGGGCCGTGCCTACGCCCGCCGCTCGCTGTTCTCACAGAGCCTGCGCGGCGCGTACGGACTGGGCAGGTCCGCCAAGTCCAAGGTGCTGCCGATGCTGCTGTTCGCGGTGATGTGCCTGCCCGCGGGCATCATGGTGGCAGTGACGGTGGTGACCAAGGCCAATGCGCTGCCGGTCGCCTACAGCCGCTACGCGATCTACCTCCAGGCCGTCATCGGGCTGTACCTGGCCGCCCAGGCCCCGCAGTCCGTCTCCCGTGACCTGCGCTTCAAGACCGTTCCGCTGTACTTCTCGCGGCCGATCGAGCGCGTCGACTACGTGGCCGCGAAGTTCGCCGCGATGGCGAGCGCGCTGTTCACCCTGACCGCCGCCCCGCTGCTGATCCTGTACGTGGGCGCGCTGCTGGCCAAACTCGACTTCCTGGACCAGACCAAGGGCCTCGCCCAGGGCCTGGTGTCCGTGGCCCTGCTGTCACTGCTCTTCGCCGGTATCGGCCTGGTGATATCCGCGCTCACGCCGCGCCGCGGGTTCGGTGTGGCCGCCGTCATCGCCGTACTGACCATCCCGTACGCGGCGGTCAGCGCCGTACAGGGCATCGCCTCCGTACAGGGCAGGGAGAGCATCGTCGGCTGGCTCGGTCTGTTCTCCCCCACCACGCTCATAGACGGCGTACAGACCAAGTTCCTCGGCGGCAGCAGTTCCTTCCCCAACGCGGCGGAGCCGTCCACGGCGGCCGGGTTCTGCTACCTCCTGGTCACCCTGGCCGTCATCGCCGGCTGCTACGCCCTGCTGATGCGCCGCTACCGGAAGGCCGGCCTGTGA